A single genomic interval of Candidatus Syntrophosphaera sp. harbors:
- the ybeY gene encoding rRNA maturation RNase YbeY, with product MSKCQFNLTNQSGIDVDEAPLRLCAETVCAGECPAPACEVDLLLCADPQMREFNRLYRGDDSVTDVLCFSAPDELAGLVNPEAEALPCDIIIDINQLDRQKGPNTLEKELMEVFIHGLLHAFGYDHIRRQDQEIMANKEQYYKQMMEGKQHRG from the coding sequence TTGAGCAAGTGCCAGTTCAATCTCACCAACCAGAGCGGCATCGACGTGGATGAAGCCCCCCTGAGGCTCTGCGCGGAAACGGTTTGCGCCGGGGAATGCCCAGCCCCCGCCTGCGAGGTCGACCTGCTGCTCTGCGCCGACCCTCAAATGCGGGAATTCAACCGCCTCTACCGGGGCGACGATTCGGTCACGGATGTGCTCTGCTTCAGCGCGCCGGATGAGCTTGCCGGCCTCGTCAACCCAGAGGCCGAGGCCCTGCCCTGCGATATTATCATTGACATAAATCAGCTGGATAGACAAAAGGGTCCCAATACATTGGAAAAGGAATTGATGGAAGTTTTTATCCACGGTCTGCTGCACGCGTTCGGTTATGACCACATTCGCCGGCAAGACCAGGAAATTATGGCCAACAAAGAACAATATTACAAACAAATGATGGAAGGTAAGCAACATCGTGGATGA